One Thermogemmatispora onikobensis genomic region harbors:
- a CDS encoding putative manganese-dependent inorganic diphosphatase, with the protein MAQPIYVIGHKQSDLDSIASAYAYARLLQAQGEEAVPARHGVIKPEVRFVLERYGVEPPEALEDVYLQVRDVMRRGVISIHIDQPLLEAGRLLQEHNRRAMPVIDDEGRVRGIIAIEDLAKLFFKDLDPQAVNRVPLERDNLVRVLHGRVLVEGRRKLGNRILVGAMQAATMREYLEPGCLVVLGDREDAQLAAIEAGAAALVITGDLLVSERTLTAARKQGVLVISTAYHTFTAVRLINLSMKTSEIMNRDFDSCRPEDLMSEVQPLLARHRSLPVLDDEGRLVGYLSRTDMLNARPRRIVLVDHNERAQAVDGIEEAELLAIIDHHRIADVHTSKPIMFRAEPVGCTGTIIVSLYHEAGVPISREAAGLLLAGLLYDTLILRSPTTTERDEQVAAELAELTGEDLETYGQAIFAAAASDLNERSPEALLTADFKEYTVSGLRFAIGTVETATPSVIEQRSAELLETMRHLSQERNYSVFLFMIVDIINMRCRLLVHGGEQAVASALGAPLGDDGHSLEVEGLVSRKKQLVPLLGRMRSLLQERVRS; encoded by the coding sequence ATGGCACAGCCAATCTACGTTATTGGACATAAACAATCAGATCTTGACTCAATCGCCTCGGCCTATGCTTACGCGCGCCTGTTACAGGCTCAGGGAGAAGAGGCTGTTCCCGCACGACATGGCGTTATCAAGCCCGAGGTACGTTTTGTTTTAGAACGCTACGGAGTTGAGCCGCCCGAGGCCCTGGAGGACGTCTATCTGCAGGTACGCGACGTCATGAGGCGCGGCGTCATCAGCATCCATATTGATCAACCTCTGCTGGAAGCCGGGCGCCTGCTTCAGGAGCACAACCGGCGCGCCATGCCTGTGATCGACGACGAGGGTCGCGTCCGGGGGATCATCGCGATTGAAGACCTGGCCAAGCTCTTTTTCAAAGACCTCGATCCCCAAGCGGTCAACCGCGTCCCGCTGGAGCGGGATAATCTGGTGCGCGTCTTACACGGGCGCGTGCTCGTCGAGGGGCGCCGCAAGCTGGGCAATCGCATCCTGGTCGGTGCTATGCAGGCGGCCACTATGCGCGAATACCTTGAACCGGGCTGCCTGGTCGTCCTGGGAGACCGCGAGGACGCGCAACTGGCCGCCATCGAGGCGGGAGCCGCTGCCCTGGTTATCACCGGCGATTTGCTTGTCTCCGAGCGCACCCTGACCGCGGCTCGCAAACAGGGTGTACTCGTCATCAGCACAGCCTATCACACCTTCACCGCCGTCCGCCTCATCAATCTGAGTATGAAGACCAGCGAGATCATGAACCGCGACTTCGACTCTTGCAGGCCGGAAGACCTGATGAGCGAAGTACAGCCACTGCTGGCCCGCCATCGCTCGCTGCCGGTGCTGGACGATGAAGGGCGTTTGGTCGGCTACCTCTCACGGACCGACATGCTCAATGCCCGTCCACGCCGCATCGTCCTTGTTGATCATAACGAACGGGCGCAGGCTGTGGATGGCATCGAGGAGGCGGAGCTGCTGGCCATTATCGACCACCATCGCATTGCCGATGTTCATACGAGCAAGCCCATCATGTTCCGCGCCGAGCCAGTCGGCTGCACAGGCACCATTATTGTCAGCCTCTATCACGAGGCTGGGGTGCCCATCTCGCGCGAGGCTGCCGGTTTGCTGCTCGCCGGCCTGCTCTACGATACCCTGATTCTACGCTCTCCCACGACGACAGAGCGGGATGAGCAGGTAGCCGCCGAGCTGGCTGAGCTGACGGGCGAGGACCTCGAAACATACGGCCAGGCCATCTTTGCTGCGGCAGCCTCCGACCTGAACGAGCGCAGTCCCGAGGCTCTGCTCACCGCCGATTTCAAGGAGTACACAGTGAGTGGCCTGCGCTTCGCCATCGGCACAGTCGAGACAGCCACTCCCTCGGTCATCGAGCAACGCAGTGCCGAGCTGCTGGAGACCATGCGCCATCTCTCTCAGGAGCGCAACTATAGCGTCTTCCTCTTCATGATCGTCGACATCATCAACATGCGCTGCCGGCTGCTGGTCCACGGCGGCGAGCAGGCAGTAGCCAGCGCACTGGGCGCACCGCTCGGGGAC